The genomic interval TTTTCGGCAAGCCGAACATACCATGCCTGTGTTTGCAAAAACCCTTTCCTGATAAGTTTGGACAGGGTCTGAACTTCGGCTCTGTTTGAAGAAAAAGACACAAGTTTATTATTTTTATTGAAATTATTTTTAATCTCAATAAAACTATTTTGCGAATAACTTTGCGGTTGAATTTTAGAATAAACTTCCATTTCAAATTCCTAGAACAAATTTTATCCCTTATACTATATATAAAACAGAAACCTGATAAAAATTGCTAAAATATAAAATTTTCAAACCGCTAATTTTTGGCAACAACTATTAAACATTCTGCAAGTTGATAATTTTCTTCTGTTGTTAAAACTATACTTCTGGGCATATTGTGATTTCGTTCTCCTAAATCTCCAGAATTTTGGTTATAGATTTTTTCTATTTGAAAATATTCAGAAATTAATTTTTTTAATTTGAAATAATCGTAACATTTAACATGGTGAGGATTTTTTTCCATGTTCCAATCGTTTGGCGTTGACAATATATAATAACCCTTAGGCTTTAAAACTCTTTTTATTTCCTGCAATTGTTTTATTTCATTTTCTATATGTTCTAAAGTTTCAAAAGAAGTAACGATGTCAAACGAATTATCTTCAAACGGTATTTCCAAAATTGAGCCTTGTTTGTAAGAAACATCTTTATTTGAGTATATTTCATTTGCATAATTGACGGCTTCCTGATTAAACTCAACTCCATAAACTTTTTTGGCTCTCCCTAATTTAAAAAGGCAATCTGCTCCATAACCAAGTCCGCTCGCTATATCCAATACGACTTTATTTTCTGTGTATTCACAGGCAAATCTATATCTGTCAAGATGAAAATCGCATCTGATTTTATTAAAAATATCAGTTCTATTTGCATCCATACGTTCTATTTTATTTTTTATTAAAAAATCGTCTGTAATAATTTTTTTATTACTCGCTTCTTGAGTATTATATAAATTATCAGATAAAGAGGCTAAATCATAAAAAAGCTTTAAGTCCGTCAGGTTTAATGCAGCTAATTCATTGCACATGCTTTCTCTGTTAGCTTTAGAGTTTATTAATACAAATTCAACACTGAAATCTTTAATTTGTTGAGGACTGATAATCGGAATTTCATCAATCTTGTGACCTTGTTTTAATTTATCATTATCAATAAATGCAACGACTTCAAATCTGTCTTCTTTTATATAT from bacterium carries:
- a CDS encoding class I SAM-dependent methyltransferase gives rise to the protein MKSRLAIFGVGDFHNIKYIKEDRFEVVAFIDNDKLKQGHKIDEIPIISPQQIKDFSVEFVLINSKANRESMCNELAALNLTDLKLFYDLASLSDNLYNTQEASNKKIITDDFLIKNKIERMDANRTDIFNKIRCDFHLDRYRFACEYTENKVVLDIASGLGYGADCLFKLGRAKKVYGVEFNQEAVNYANEIYSNKDVSYKQGSILEIPFEDNSFDIVTSFETLEHIENEIKQLQEIKRVLKPKGYYILSTPNDWNMEKNPHHVKCYDYFKLKKLISEYFQIEKIYNQNSGDLGERNHNMPRSIVLTTEENYQLAECLIVVAKN